One window of the Solanum stenotomum isolate F172 chromosome 11, ASM1918654v1, whole genome shotgun sequence genome contains the following:
- the LOC125843959 gene encoding BTB/POZ domain-containing protein At3g44820 — protein sequence MAPAAKVTGFYREGNDWFCNASLVSDFTLVVDGVNFHLHKFPLMSRCGRIDKILGAAQGPHEGTFLTILEDFPGGSDIFLVTVKFCYGIRIEYTPRNIVMIYCAADYLEMTEDYGEDNLLFKADAYFHKNILKNWKDCILTLQSCDSVIPRADKLEIISKCSHALSVMVCTDPSLFGWPMLLYGSLQSPGGSILWNGINTGARIQTIESDWWFEDISYLSVPLFQRLIQTMEARGIRHENLAGAMMYYCRKSLPGLGRWQSGQIGKTRTVASFSMTPAAVDQKVLLESVAKQLPELKGKSFCRFLLGLLRVALILGVHHTCLDSLERRTGMQLDLASLDGLLIPSYSDSDTLYNTDCVERMIHHFISSESGITAIPDPSSFEIGTSPSSHPLRRVAKLVDSYIAEVASDVNLKPGKVRSLAEALPESSRSLHDGLYRALDIYFKAHPWLSTKEKEQLCNIIDFQKLSIDACAHASQNDRLPLRVVLQVLFFEQLQLRTALAGCFQVLDTESGPAAPVTGPSDMAGQIVQRDGWVTVVRENQGLKVDLERMKSRVGELEEEFSKIKQEMRKVTKSHSYLSSPRFLARRIGCKLLPQSSDTQPDVVESTGPTPRSSVEKPRSSRHRKSSSLIS from the exons ATGGCACCGGCTGCGAAGGTTACTGGATTCTACCGTGAGGGAAATGACTG GTTTTGCAATGCAAGTTTGGTCAGTGATTTTACCTTGGTTGTGGACGGAGTAAACTTCCACCTTCACAAG TTTCCACTTATGTCGAGATGTGGAAGGATTGACAAAATACTAGGAGCAGCTCAAGGTCCACATGAAGGGACTTTCCTGACAATTTTAGAAGACTTCCCTGGTGGGAGTGACATATTTTTAGTCACAGTTAAGTTCTGCTATGGTATTCGAATAGAATATACCCCAAGGAACATAGTAATGATTTATTGTGCAGCAGATTACTTGGAGATGACGGAGGACTATGGTGAAGATAATTTACTGTTTAAGGCAGATGCTTACTTTCATAAGAATATTCTGAAGAATTGGAAAGATTGCATATTAACTCTCCAAAGTTGTGATTCTGTCATACCAAGAGCAGACAAGCTAGAGATCATTAGTAAATGCTCGCATGCTCTCTCTGTGATGGTCTGCACAGATCCTAGTTTATTTGGATGGCCTATGTTGTTGTATGGCAGTTTACAGAGCCCTGGAGGTAGTATATTGTGGAATGGAATTAACACCGGTGCTAGAATCCAAACCATTGAATCTGACTGGTGGTTCGAAGACATCTCATATCTTTCTGTGCCATTATTTCAGAGATTAATTCAAACAATGGAAGCCAGAGGTATTAGACATGAAAATTTAGCAGGTGCTATGATGTACTACTGTAGGAAGTCCCTTCCAGGACTTGGCCGGTGGCAGAGTGGGCAAATTGGTAAAACTAGAACAGTTGCTAGTTTCAGTATGACACCAGCTGCTGTCGATCAGAAAGTTCTTCTTGAAAGTGTTGCGAAACAGCTTCCTGAATTGAAGGGCAAATCTTTTTGCCGTTTCTTGTTGGGACTTCTGCGAGTTGCCTTGATACTTGGTGTGCACCACACATGCCTGGACTCGTTGGAGAGGAGAACAGGAATGCAGTTGGACCTAGCATCCCTAGATGGTTTGCTGATACCTTCCTACTCAGATTCTGATACATTATATAACACCGACTGTGTTGAACGAATGATTCATCATTTTATATCTTCTGAATCTGGGATCACTGCAATACCTGATCCATCTTCATTTGAGATAGGAACATCACCATCATCCCATCCTTTAAGGAGAGTGGCGAAGTTGGTTGACAGCTATATTGCAGAAGTTGCATCTGATGTGAACCTAAAGCCGGGAAAAGTACGTTCACTTGCTGAAGCTCTCCCAGAATCTTCAAGATCTCTGCATGATGGGCTATATAGAGCTCTAGATATATACTTCAAG GCGCATCCTTGGCTTTCAACAAAAGAGAAGGAGCAGCTTTGCAACATCATCGACTTTCAGAAGCTCTCTATTGATGCTTGCGCCCATGCATCCCAGAATGACAGATTGCCTCTTCGAGTTGTTCTCCAAGTTCTTTTCTTCGAGCAATTGCAGCTGAGAACAGCTCTAGCTGGTTGCTTCCAAGTCTTGGATACAGAAAGTGGCCCTGCAGCTCCTGTCACTGGCCCTAGTGACATGGCAGGTCAAATTGTACAAAGAGACGGATGGGTGACAGTCGTGCGTGAGAACCAGGGTCTAAAGGTGGACTTGGAAAGAATGAAGTCCAGGGTTGGTGAACTTGAAGAGGAATTCAGCAAAATCAAACAAGAGATGAGAAAGGTCACAAAGTCACATAGCTACCTCAGTTCTCCACGCTTTCTTGCCCGAAGGATTGGATGCAAGCTCCTTCCCCAATCCTCGGATACTCAACCAGATGTGGTTGAAAGCACAGGTCCAACCCCAAGATCATCAGTTGAGAAACCGAGAAGCTCAAGACACCGTAAAAGCTCCTCTTTGATTTCTTGA